One Prosthecobacter dejongeii DNA window includes the following coding sequences:
- the mraY gene encoding phospho-N-acetylmuramoyl-pentapeptide-transferase gives MIYWLYELRNWLEAADWISDDSALYKLLNIFRYHTFRAGGAFITAFVLSLLYGEKLIRKLISLKIGQPIRTAEEVGKLFELQGKKAGTPTMGGILILGTIVISTLLWAKWDNIMVWTILFTTIGLGGLGFWDDYLKISKKNSKGASARLKLIWQTSVALIAGILMAYAVPTDPEGGLTLRALYVPFFKDAIIADMGIFSVLLFTLIIVGASNAVNLTDGLDGLATGCSLTTALAYAGFGYVCGNANYSTYLGVAHHSLANELPIVAMALAGACVGFLWFNAHPARMFMGDTGSLALGGCIATLAIGCKQEIVLALVGGVFVMEAMSVIIQVISFKTRGKRVFRMSPIHHHFELGGWHENQVIVRFWAMSLFFALLGLATLKLR, from the coding sequence ATGATTTATTGGCTCTACGAACTCCGCAACTGGCTCGAAGCCGCTGACTGGATCAGCGACGACTCCGCGCTGTACAAGCTGCTCAACATCTTCCGCTACCACACCTTTCGGGCAGGTGGGGCCTTCATCACCGCCTTTGTCCTTTCTCTCCTCTATGGAGAAAAACTGATCCGGAAACTCATCTCTCTCAAGATCGGCCAGCCTATCCGCACGGCGGAAGAAGTGGGCAAGCTCTTTGAACTCCAGGGTAAAAAAGCAGGCACCCCCACCATGGGCGGCATTCTCATCCTGGGCACCATCGTTATCTCCACTCTCCTTTGGGCCAAATGGGATAACATCATGGTCTGGACCATCCTTTTCACCACCATCGGCCTCGGCGGTCTGGGTTTCTGGGATGACTACCTCAAGATCAGCAAAAAGAACTCCAAAGGCGCCAGCGCCCGCCTCAAACTCATCTGGCAGACCAGCGTGGCCCTGATCGCAGGCATCCTCATGGCCTATGCGGTGCCGACCGATCCCGAAGGCGGCCTCACACTCAGGGCGCTGTATGTGCCGTTTTTTAAAGACGCCATCATCGCTGACATGGGCATATTCTCCGTGCTGCTTTTCACCCTCATCATAGTGGGAGCCTCGAATGCGGTGAACCTCACAGACGGGCTGGATGGCCTCGCCACAGGCTGCTCCCTCACCACAGCACTGGCTTACGCCGGCTTTGGGTATGTTTGTGGAAATGCTAATTATTCCACTTATCTGGGCGTCGCGCACCACAGCTTGGCCAATGAACTGCCCATCGTCGCCATGGCTCTCGCCGGGGCCTGCGTCGGTTTCCTGTGGTTCAATGCTCATCCCGCCCGCATGTTCATGGGAGACACCGGCTCCCTCGCGCTCGGCGGTTGCATCGCCACCCTGGCCATCGGTTGCAAGCAAGAGATCGTCCTGGCCTTAGTCGGCGGCGTCTTTGTCATGGAGGCCATGAGCGTGATCATCCAGGTCATCAGCTTCAAGACTCGGGGCAAGCGCGTGTTTCGCATGTCACCCATTCACCATCATTTTGAGCTGGGCGGCTGGCATGAGAACCAGGTCATCGTGCGGTTCTGGGCCATGTCACTCTTTTTCGCTCTTCTTGGTTTAGCGACCTTGAAACTTCGGTAG
- a CDS encoding UDP-N-acetylmuramoyl-tripeptide--D-alanyl-D-alanine ligase: MKPIALQTLADFADGTLHHGDGTRLVTQVTTDSRKVGHGEVFVALVGDRFDAHDFIPQVMAAGAAAVVVSRRDSAWPTSGCAVIEVKDTLLALQDMARGYRAWHQPMIIGLTGSNGKTSTKDLTALIMGLRVQTRATFGNLNNHIGVPLTLLSLGEGDECGVVEMGMNHPGELKVLADIALPDAAIVTNVGLAHIEYMGSRDAIGWEKATVPANVHAEGVVVLNANDPYTPLISRHCQATVFTAGTGAGDVHAFDLRASGEGTRFKLDFAGEIVETFLPIMGDHMVGNAALAACMGWAHGIAPTDIAAAFSSAKLTGGRMETKLVQGILFIDDSYNANPDSMRAGLGTLAALNSAGQKIAVLGRMGELGPHAVAEHQGVGQFAAGLGLTALFTVGEEAAQISSAAQSAGLATTLNFPTHEACAAHLKQMLQPGDAVLLKGSRSAGMEKILPHFQTV, from the coding sequence ATGAAACCCATCGCTCTCCAAACGCTGGCCGACTTCGCCGATGGCACGCTCCATCACGGAGACGGCACGCGGTTGGTGACGCAGGTGACCACCGACTCCCGAAAAGTCGGCCATGGAGAGGTCTTCGTAGCGCTGGTGGGAGATCGGTTTGATGCCCATGATTTCATCCCCCAGGTCATGGCCGCTGGCGCTGCCGCCGTGGTGGTGAGCCGCCGGGACAGCGCCTGGCCCACCTCAGGCTGTGCCGTCATCGAGGTCAAGGATACCCTCCTGGCGCTGCAAGACATGGCACGCGGCTATCGCGCCTGGCACCAGCCGATGATTATCGGCCTCACCGGCAGCAATGGCAAAACTTCCACGAAGGACCTCACCGCCCTGATCATGGGCCTACGGGTGCAAACCCGCGCCACCTTTGGCAATCTGAACAACCACATCGGCGTGCCACTCACGCTCCTCAGCCTGGGTGAAGGCGATGAGTGCGGCGTGGTGGAGATGGGCATGAACCACCCTGGCGAGCTGAAAGTGCTGGCAGACATCGCCCTGCCAGATGCTGCCATCGTCACGAATGTCGGCCTGGCTCACATTGAGTACATGGGCAGCCGAGATGCCATCGGTTGGGAAAAAGCCACCGTTCCCGCCAACGTCCATGCCGAGGGCGTGGTGGTGCTGAACGCGAACGACCCCTACACCCCGCTGATCTCCCGCCACTGCCAGGCCACCGTGTTCACCGCAGGCACGGGGGCTGGAGACGTGCACGCCTTTGACCTGCGCGCCAGTGGTGAAGGCACCCGCTTCAAACTGGACTTCGCTGGTGAAATTGTGGAGACCTTCCTGCCCATCATGGGAGATCACATGGTGGGAAATGCCGCCTTGGCCGCCTGCATGGGCTGGGCCCACGGCATCGCCCCCACAGACATCGCTGCCGCCTTTAGCAGTGCCAAACTGACTGGTGGCCGCATGGAGACCAAGCTCGTGCAGGGCATCCTATTCATTGACGACTCCTACAACGCCAACCCTGACTCCATGAGAGCGGGGCTGGGTACCCTGGCGGCCCTGAATTCTGCCGGGCAAAAAATCGCCGTGCTTGGCCGCATGGGCGAGCTTGGCCCCCATGCGGTGGCTGAGCATCAGGGTGTGGGGCAGTTTGCCGCCGGCCTAGGTCTCACTGCACTTTTCACCGTGGGTGAAGAAGCCGCACAGATCTCCTCAGCCGCCCAGTCCGCTGGCCTAGCCACCACCCTCAATTTCCCCACTCACGAAGCCTGCGCCGCGCATTTGAAGCAAATGCTGCAGCCTGGAGATGCCGTGCTGCTGAAGGGCAGCCGCTCCGCAGGCATGGAGAAAATTCTCCCTCACTTTCAGACGGTATGA
- a CDS encoding UDP-N-acetylmuramoyl-L-alanyl-D-glutamate--2,6-diaminopimelate ligase, with product MILRDLIPHLDNPVVSGSLDTEITGLTYDSRTAGPGIAFVALRGNTVDGHDFIPKAIAAGAAVIISEQAPPDDVKLPWVHVKFSRVALAQAAAVLHGFPAQKLAIAAVTGTNGKTTTAFLTHHLLNAGQKRCGLLSTILYDLGGEQMPSTHTTPESLEIQSLLSQMLNNGCRAVSMEASSHALDQQRTYGLPIAAGIFTNLTQDHLDYHGTMEEYFAAKVRLFETIAAQPKGAMIINADDAWGRKLITRFEHTGRVVKFGYGVGFDFRAANVRFDLTGTSFELEAKGRTFLVRTPLIGDFNVYNSLGALAAASAMGLNLRETVSHLKNAPQVPGRLERVTEATTKFQVFVDYAHTPDAIENALRTVRSLRPRRIITVFGCGGGRDRSKRPLMAAAAEAGSDICILTSDNPRNDDPQVIIADAVKGFARPKNHVTAVDRREAIQIALENARGGDIVLVAGKGHEDYQEIQGKKHPFDDRRVVRQVMLQIAGNRDVERAEREMLREQEKMNRRPYDR from the coding sequence ATGATCTTACGCGATCTTATTCCCCATTTGGATAACCCCGTCGTTTCTGGGAGTCTCGACACCGAAATCACCGGCCTGACCTATGATTCCCGCACGGCGGGCCCGGGCATCGCCTTCGTGGCCCTGCGTGGTAACACCGTGGATGGTCATGACTTCATCCCCAAAGCTATCGCCGCTGGGGCGGCCGTGATCATCTCTGAACAGGCCCCGCCTGACGATGTGAAGCTGCCCTGGGTCCATGTGAAGTTCAGCCGCGTCGCCCTCGCGCAGGCCGCCGCAGTTCTGCACGGATTCCCCGCGCAAAAGCTGGCCATCGCCGCCGTCACCGGGACGAATGGAAAAACCACCACCGCCTTCCTCACCCACCACCTCCTGAATGCGGGGCAAAAACGCTGCGGCCTGCTGAGCACCATCCTCTACGATCTCGGTGGCGAGCAAATGCCCTCCACCCACACCACGCCGGAGTCGCTGGAGATCCAGAGCCTGCTCTCCCAGATGCTGAACAACGGCTGCCGCGCCGTCTCCATGGAGGCTAGCTCCCACGCCCTGGACCAACAGCGTACTTACGGCCTACCCATCGCCGCTGGCATCTTCACCAACCTCACGCAGGACCACCTGGACTACCATGGCACCATGGAAGAGTACTTTGCGGCCAAGGTGCGTTTGTTTGAAACCATCGCCGCCCAGCCCAAAGGGGCAATGATCATCAATGCCGATGACGCCTGGGGCCGCAAGCTCATCACCCGCTTTGAGCACACAGGCCGAGTGGTCAAATTCGGTTACGGAGTCGGCTTTGACTTCCGCGCGGCCAACGTGCGTTTTGACCTCACTGGCACCAGCTTTGAACTGGAAGCCAAGGGCCGCACCTTCCTGGTGCGCACGCCTTTGATCGGTGACTTCAACGTGTACAATTCGTTAGGCGCACTCGCCGCCGCCAGCGCCATGGGCCTGAATCTGCGGGAAACGGTAAGCCACCTGAAAAACGCCCCCCAGGTGCCTGGCCGCCTGGAGCGCGTGACGGAAGCGACGACCAAGTTCCAAGTCTTTGTGGACTACGCCCACACGCCCGACGCCATCGAAAATGCCCTGCGCACCGTGCGCTCCCTGCGCCCGCGCCGCATCATTACCGTTTTTGGTTGTGGCGGAGGGCGCGACCGCTCCAAACGCCCGCTCATGGCCGCCGCCGCAGAAGCTGGCAGCGACATCTGCATCCTGACAAGTGACAACCCGCGCAACGATGATCCCCAGGTCATCATCGCCGATGCGGTGAAAGGCTTTGCCCGGCCCAAAAATCACGTCACCGCCGTGGATCGCCGCGAGGCCATCCAGATCGCCCTCGAAAACGCTCGCGGTGGCGACATCGTTTTGGTGGCTGGAAAAGGCCACGAGGATTACCAAGAGATCCAGGGTAAAAAGCACCCCTTTGATGATCGCCGCGTGGTTCGCCAGGTCATGCTCCAGATCGCCGGAAATCGCGATGTGGAGCGCGCCGAACGCGAGATGCTCCGCGAGCAGGAAAAAATGAATCGTCGCCCTTACGATCGCTAA
- a CDS encoding peptidoglycan D,D-transpeptidase FtsI family protein, producing the protein MTPTPNQAQLRRDRPLCHRMMFITCFLTLCFSGVLWRLYDLHLKKGPALAEEAAKKFREDRVLPAQRGSIKDHSDRYLAYDEEVYELRTDRVHLHDVRSVLPNLARIRGVSQKELTRTLTPEEILKTYHVHVAEALSSKMGVPVETMLEKVTSKRPIEVLTQNMNDDQGKEWRQHLENLFVKGIYVKPAVRRHYPTDNRLALIIGGLEEGKGGVQGIERTFEDTLRGVPGSVCVEHDKYGRELLLYRGEIKEPVHGKDVHLTVDLQMQDAVDAIVAQAQATYRPNKIMAIVTEVATGSILAMSFLPGHDRAQPDTTNWKNLTINEPYEPGSTFKVVAFTAALDQRKLNADENFDCHWGLYTDPVLKATLRDVSKMGTVPAREAFAKSSNIATYKVFKRVGQDTYLDYVKRFGFGKKTGIALSGESRGYINDGDWSNTTYSRFPMGYEVNVTPLQMAMAYGAIANGGILMKPRLVDRIVSDGGRQVTPVPPQTVGQVCTGKTAAMMRELLQGVVEHGTGSRAQVEGIQVAGKTGTSQRYDHELIVGKNKDGSLRKGGYRKDQWITSFAGFAPANDPKIVCVVVLDNPQAPDPADIGGGKVAAPIFAEIVAETLKQLSVRPQRPLALEGGAE; encoded by the coding sequence ATGACGCCCACCCCCAACCAGGCCCAACTGCGCCGCGATCGTCCGCTCTGTCACCGGATGATGTTCATCACCTGCTTCCTCACGCTGTGCTTTTCTGGCGTGCTGTGGCGGCTCTATGACCTGCATTTGAAAAAAGGTCCAGCACTGGCGGAAGAAGCCGCCAAAAAATTCCGCGAAGACCGCGTGCTGCCAGCACAGCGTGGCTCCATCAAAGATCATTCAGACCGCTACCTGGCCTACGATGAAGAAGTGTATGAGCTGCGCACCGACCGTGTGCATTTGCATGACGTGCGCTCCGTGCTGCCGAATCTGGCACGCATCCGTGGTGTGAGCCAAAAGGAGCTGACCCGCACTCTGACGCCAGAGGAAATCCTGAAGACCTACCATGTCCACGTCGCCGAGGCCCTCAGCTCTAAAATGGGCGTGCCAGTGGAAACCATGCTGGAGAAAGTCACCTCCAAGCGCCCCATCGAGGTGCTGACGCAAAACATGAATGATGACCAGGGCAAAGAATGGCGCCAGCACCTGGAAAACCTCTTTGTCAAAGGAATCTACGTGAAGCCTGCCGTGCGCCGCCATTACCCCACGGACAACCGTTTGGCCCTCATCATCGGCGGTCTCGAGGAAGGCAAAGGCGGGGTGCAGGGCATCGAAAGAACCTTTGAAGACACGCTGCGTGGCGTGCCCGGCTCCGTCTGTGTGGAGCATGACAAATACGGTCGCGAGCTGCTGCTGTACCGTGGCGAGATCAAGGAACCCGTGCATGGCAAGGACGTGCACCTCACCGTGGATCTGCAGATGCAGGATGCCGTGGATGCCATCGTAGCCCAGGCCCAGGCCACCTACCGACCTAACAAAATCATGGCCATCGTCACGGAGGTCGCCACCGGCTCCATCCTAGCCATGAGCTTCCTGCCCGGCCACGACCGCGCCCAGCCCGACACGACCAATTGGAAAAACCTCACGATCAACGAGCCGTATGAGCCCGGCTCCACCTTCAAAGTCGTGGCCTTCACCGCCGCGCTGGACCAGCGCAAACTCAATGCGGACGAGAATTTTGACTGCCACTGGGGCCTCTACACGGATCCTGTCTTGAAAGCCACCCTGCGAGACGTTTCCAAAATGGGCACCGTTCCAGCACGTGAGGCCTTTGCCAAATCCAGCAACATCGCCACCTACAAAGTCTTCAAGCGTGTGGGGCAGGATACTTACCTGGATTATGTGAAGCGCTTCGGCTTTGGCAAAAAGACCGGGATCGCCCTCTCCGGTGAGAGCCGGGGCTACATCAATGATGGCGACTGGTCCAATACCACCTACTCCCGCTTCCCCATGGGCTATGAAGTGAACGTCACCCCCTTGCAGATGGCCATGGCCTACGGGGCCATCGCGAATGGCGGCATCCTCATGAAACCTCGGCTGGTGGACCGCATCGTCAGCGATGGGGGGCGTCAGGTCACGCCCGTGCCACCGCAGACCGTGGGCCAGGTCTGCACCGGGAAAACCGCCGCCATGATGCGGGAGCTGCTTCAGGGCGTCGTCGAACACGGCACCGGCTCCCGCGCCCAGGTCGAAGGAATCCAGGTGGCTGGGAAAACCGGAACGTCCCAGCGCTACGACCACGAGTTGATTGTTGGAAAGAATAAAGATGGAAGTCTGCGAAAGGGAGGCTATCGAAAAGACCAGTGGATCACTTCCTTTGCGGGGTTCGCACCAGCGAACGACCCAAAAATCGTGTGCGTGGTCGTGCTGGACAATCCCCAGGCACCCGACCCCGCCGACATCGGTGGGGGTAAGGTCGCCGCTCCCATCTTTGCTGAAATCGTGGCTGAAACACTCAAACAACTCTCCGTTCGTCCTCAACGTCCCCTCGCTCTCGAAGGAGGTGCCGAATGA
- the rsmH gene encoding 16S rRNA (cytosine(1402)-N(4))-methyltransferase RsmH, with amino-acid sequence MFASAASIFSNPWNADVLSAAGKARQDGEKGWISRIVQTFQVGVWPWFGTSEDGMDDMMPWGRGTLTTRATEGEAGSSGGAGPEPGGSREVPFYHLPVLLAEVLEILQPAPGKLIFDGTLGGGGHTEALLQKGARVVAMDQDDEALRHASERLKGYADRFCALKGNFRDFPTVLGEAGVIGLDGMLIDIGVSSRHLDAAERGFSFNKDGPLDMRMDTSGPITAADIVNTYDQGALEQILWKYGEEPQARKIVKAILAERVKAPIKTTLQLADLISKVCPKYSKKHPATLTFQALRIETNQELAALEDFLAAAPKWLKPGGRLAVISFHSLEDRVVKHTLQHQSQVWLDRPEWPAPRPNPDCVYRLLSRKPLEATENELSLNPRARSARLRGVERLPQ; translated from the coding sequence ATGTTTGCTTCAGCCGCCAGTATTTTCTCGAATCCCTGGAATGCCGATGTCCTTTCGGCTGCGGGAAAAGCGCGCCAGGATGGGGAAAAAGGATGGATTTCTAGAATTGTACAAACGTTCCAAGTCGGCGTCTGGCCGTGGTTCGGAACTTCTGAAGATGGAATGGACGACATGATGCCTTGGGGTCGGGGCACGCTGACGACGCGTGCCACAGAGGGTGAAGCAGGCTCCAGCGGGGGTGCAGGGCCAGAGCCTGGCGGCTCCCGTGAGGTGCCGTTTTATCACCTACCGGTGCTTTTGGCGGAGGTGCTGGAGATCCTGCAACCTGCGCCCGGTAAACTCATTTTCGATGGCACCCTGGGCGGCGGTGGGCACACGGAGGCCCTGCTGCAAAAAGGCGCCCGCGTGGTGGCCATGGACCAGGATGACGAAGCCCTGCGCCATGCCAGCGAGCGCCTGAAGGGCTACGCTGACCGCTTTTGCGCACTGAAAGGCAATTTCCGCGACTTTCCCACCGTCCTCGGTGAGGCGGGGGTCATTGGGCTGGATGGCATGCTGATTGACATCGGCGTGAGCAGCCGCCACCTGGACGCTGCCGAGCGCGGATTCTCTTTTAATAAGGATGGCCCTCTGGACATGCGCATGGATACCTCGGGGCCCATCACGGCGGCAGACATCGTGAACACCTACGACCAAGGCGCGCTGGAGCAGATCCTTTGGAAATATGGTGAGGAGCCACAGGCAAGAAAGATCGTGAAGGCCATCCTGGCCGAGCGGGTCAAAGCACCGATCAAGACCACCCTGCAACTGGCAGACCTGATTTCCAAAGTGTGCCCAAAATACAGCAAGAAGCACCCCGCCACCCTCACCTTCCAGGCGCTGCGAATTGAAACCAACCAGGAACTGGCTGCGCTGGAAGACTTCCTGGCCGCAGCCCCGAAATGGCTGAAGCCTGGCGGTCGCCTGGCCGTGATCAGCTTCCACTCCCTCGAAGATCGCGTGGTGAAACACACGCTTCAACATCAGAGCCAAGTCTGGCTGGATCGCCCTGAATGGCCCGCCCCACGGCCCAATCCAGACTGCGTTTACCGCCTGCTCTCGCGCAAACCTTTGGAAGCCACGGAAAACGAACTCAGCCTCAACCCCCGTGCCCGCAGCGCCCGTCTGCGCGGTGTGGAACGCCTGCCTCAATGA
- a CDS encoding alpha-1,4-glucan--maltose-1-phosphate maltosyltransferase, with translation MPAPAAHAPTVVIENFYPCIEGGRHAIKRIVGEPLDLWCDIFTDGHVVMSAVVKWRLSGTRRWFESPLKPLENDRWQGQCRFESMGRWEYAVEAWSDTFRGWKKTFAIRVQAQDPDVPVEALEGARLLRDSAQRARAAGAESVGAQMDEVAELLSQLPPQEVMEVLLSDDLQALVDCYPDRALSTTSEPLRVIVERERARFSAWYEFFPRGAEGRADKHSRFRDCLPRLDDAKAMGFDTLYFPPIHPIGITARKGKNNTLIAYDGDVGSPWAIGGPAGGHRDVEPQLGTVEDFVWLVGEANKRGLEIALDFAINCSPDHPYVKDHPDWFYQRPDGSIRYAENPPKKYQDIYPINFHCADWKNLWRELIDVVLFWVDKGVKIFRVDNPHTKPVSFWEELISTVHRQDPSVIFLAEAFTKPKMMQVLGKVGFTQSYTYFTWREDKAGLTEYVRELTQSDMRWYYRGNFWPNTPDIHPFYLQNAPASMFRLRAALAATLSSTWGMYAGYELCENEALPGKEEYLDSEKFQLRQRDYNGPGNIKGFIARLNAIRRDNPAMHLYDNVVFHGADHDQVICYSKTTADFSNRLLCIVSLNGYAPVSSMVRLNLEALGLNRHQPYRVRDLMYGGVYEWRGEDNFVSLNPDGTSLHIFKIESV, from the coding sequence ATGCCTGCTCCCGCCGCCCACGCTCCCACCGTTGTCATCGAGAACTTTTATCCCTGCATTGAAGGGGGCCGCCATGCGATCAAACGCATCGTCGGGGAACCGCTAGATCTGTGGTGTGACATCTTTACCGACGGGCACGTGGTCATGTCTGCCGTGGTGAAGTGGCGTCTTTCCGGCACGCGGCGCTGGTTTGAGTCTCCCCTGAAGCCGCTGGAAAATGACCGCTGGCAGGGCCAGTGCCGGTTTGAAAGCATGGGCCGCTGGGAGTATGCGGTGGAGGCTTGGTCTGACACCTTCCGGGGTTGGAAAAAGACCTTCGCCATCCGCGTGCAAGCCCAGGATCCCGATGTGCCCGTGGAGGCCCTGGAAGGCGCACGCCTGCTGCGTGACTCCGCGCAGCGCGCCCGTGCTGCGGGGGCGGAAAGTGTGGGGGCCCAGATGGATGAAGTGGCGGAGCTGCTGAGCCAACTGCCGCCTCAGGAAGTGATGGAAGTGCTGCTGTCTGACGACCTCCAGGCGCTGGTGGATTGCTACCCTGACAGGGCGCTTTCCACGACTTCGGAGCCACTGCGTGTCATCGTGGAGCGGGAGCGGGCACGCTTTTCCGCCTGGTATGAGTTTTTCCCTCGTGGAGCCGAAGGCCGGGCAGACAAACACAGCCGTTTCCGCGACTGCCTGCCGCGCCTGGACGATGCGAAGGCGATGGGTTTTGACACCCTTTATTTTCCCCCCATTCACCCCATCGGCATCACTGCCCGGAAGGGAAAAAACAATACCCTCATTGCCTATGACGGGGATGTGGGCAGCCCCTGGGCCATCGGTGGGCCAGCGGGAGGTCACCGCGATGTGGAGCCGCAACTCGGCACGGTCGAAGACTTTGTCTGGTTAGTCGGGGAGGCCAACAAACGCGGGCTGGAGATCGCCCTGGACTTCGCCATCAACTGTTCCCCGGATCATCCATATGTGAAGGATCACCCAGATTGGTTTTACCAGCGTCCGGATGGCAGCATCCGCTACGCAGAAAATCCGCCGAAGAAGTACCAGGACATTTACCCCATCAACTTCCACTGCGCCGACTGGAAAAACCTGTGGCGCGAGCTGATCGACGTGGTGCTTTTCTGGGTGGATAAAGGCGTGAAAATCTTCCGCGTGGATAACCCACACACGAAGCCGGTTTCGTTCTGGGAAGAGCTCATCAGCACGGTGCACCGCCAAGACCCGAGCGTGATCTTTTTGGCCGAGGCCTTCACCAAACCAAAGATGATGCAGGTGCTGGGCAAGGTAGGTTTTACCCAGAGCTACACTTACTTCACCTGGCGGGAAGACAAGGCGGGCCTCACCGAGTATGTGCGGGAGCTGACCCAGAGCGACATGCGCTGGTACTACCGTGGGAACTTTTGGCCGAACACGCCTGACATCCACCCCTTTTACCTGCAAAACGCGCCTGCGAGCATGTTCCGCCTCCGCGCGGCTCTGGCGGCCACGCTTTCCAGCACCTGGGGCATGTATGCGGGCTATGAGCTCTGCGAGAATGAAGCTCTGCCAGGGAAAGAGGAGTATCTGGACTCCGAGAAATTTCAGCTCCGCCAGCGGGACTACAATGGCCCGGGGAACATCAAGGGTTTCATCGCCCGGCTGAACGCCATCCGCCGGGACAATCCGGCCATGCATCTCTATGATAATGTGGTCTTTCACGGGGCCGACCACGACCAAGTGATCTGCTACAGCAAAACCACGGCAGATTTTAGCAACCGTCTGCTCTGCATCGTCAGTCTCAATGGCTATGCACCTGTCTCCTCCATGGTGCGACTGAACCTGGAGGCGCTAGGTTTAAATCGGCACCAGCCCTATCGCGTGCGGGATTTGATGTATGGCGGTGTTTACGAATGGAGGGGGGAAGACAACTTTGTCTCCCTGAATCCCGACGGCACCAGCCTGCACATCTTCAAGATCGAATCGGTCTAA
- a CDS encoding response regulator, producing MQVSQSIASGTAKYQVLIATASESTLRLLQPLQQVTQAESVAESGGLFRPQQRLVFQGLDYHVVDTVVRSRMGDRPVGVVIVDLQPGTESKTEQILNALYYAEPTLSILVLLADGASLSKPFLDLITHSPRLSFLQMPASLAQVYQALKLMVAGWQANHKLAEMQAARAQQETTAAQPAAASTATEGGGAMHLEVVGSLAAGISHEFNNVLTVIQSQMDMALQQAGDLPHVVDLLTQVMDTARSASALSKKLVSFTPEEESAPAALDVPTAVNDEVGLLAKTLGEHISLEVNHGSHLPAVWISPATLSQLIINVALHARNSMPQGGVLQFSSSKIHHQTGSKYARLFPEAEHGEYVMLTIEDPNPMDATTEADPRHVVVSLPSIVQRAADDRLAWIQRALQKAGGAFNVTLLPGMIRTYQMLLPLAEVEVENEEAMVPVISRQETGPVVPSTVLVVDDDDTICMIMSQVLATEKHRVITAKSADEAWQQWCQNRSTIKLLITDINMPGGANGVALGHAIQEQDGSVPVIYTSGHRAVHQFAELEIGTNYLPKPFGMNDLLAVANRALATHAHHGLS from the coding sequence ATGCAAGTATCTCAGTCCATCGCCTCCGGCACGGCCAAGTATCAGGTGCTGATTGCCACCGCTTCTGAGAGCACGCTGAGGCTGCTGCAGCCGCTCCAGCAAGTGACCCAGGCCGAGAGCGTGGCGGAAAGCGGGGGCCTGTTCCGGCCACAGCAGCGGCTGGTGTTTCAGGGCCTGGATTACCATGTGGTGGATACGGTAGTGAGGAGCCGCATGGGGGATCGCCCCGTGGGGGTGGTCATCGTGGACTTGCAGCCTGGCACGGAATCTAAAACGGAGCAGATTCTCAACGCGCTGTACTACGCGGAGCCGACTTTGAGCATCCTGGTTTTGCTGGCGGATGGGGCTTCACTTTCCAAGCCTTTTCTCGACCTCATTACCCACAGCCCGAGGTTGAGTTTCCTGCAAATGCCCGCCTCTCTGGCACAGGTGTATCAGGCGCTGAAGCTGATGGTGGCGGGATGGCAGGCGAATCACAAATTGGCGGAAATGCAGGCTGCGCGCGCCCAGCAGGAGACGACTGCAGCCCAGCCAGCGGCGGCAAGCACGGCCACGGAAGGTGGCGGCGCTATGCACCTGGAGGTGGTAGGTAGCCTGGCCGCAGGCATCTCTCATGAGTTTAACAATGTGCTGACCGTGATCCAAAGCCAGATGGACATGGCGCTCCAGCAGGCGGGAGATCTACCCCATGTGGTGGATCTGCTGACGCAGGTGATGGATACGGCGCGCAGTGCTTCCGCGCTTTCGAAGAAGCTCGTTTCCTTCACACCAGAGGAAGAAAGTGCCCCTGCGGCCCTGGATGTACCCACGGCGGTGAATGACGAGGTGGGCCTGCTGGCAAAGACTCTGGGCGAGCACATTTCCCTGGAGGTGAACCATGGCAGCCACCTGCCTGCGGTGTGGATTTCCCCTGCGACTTTGAGCCAGCTCATCATCAACGTGGCGCTGCATGCGCGCAATTCCATGCCGCAGGGCGGGGTGCTGCAGTTTTCCTCCAGCAAGATCCACCACCAGACGGGCAGCAAGTATGCGCGCCTTTTTCCAGAGGCGGAGCACGGTGAGTATGTGATGCTGACGATCGAGGACCCAAACCCGATGGATGCCACCACGGAGGCAGACCCCCGGCATGTGGTGGTGAGCCTGCCTTCCATTGTCCAGCGTGCGGCAGATGATCGCCTGGCCTGGATCCAGCGGGCCCTGCAAAAGGCCGGTGGGGCCTTCAATGTAACACTGCTGCCGGGAATGATCCGCACCTATCAAATGCTGCTTCCGCTGGCCGAGGTAGAGGTGGAGAATGAGGAGGCAATGGTGCCGGTGATTAGCCGCCAAGAGACCGGGCCTGTGGTGCCTTCGACCGTTTTGGTGGTGGATGATGATGACACCATCTGCATGATCATGAGCCAGGTGCTAGCCACGGAAAAGCACCGCGTGATCACCGCTAAAAGTGCCGATGAAGCCTGGCAGCAATGGTGCCAAAATCGCAGCACGATCAAGCTGCTGATCACAGACATCAACATGCCCGGCGGGGCGAATGGGGTGGCACTCGGCCATGCCATCCAGGAGCAAGATGGCTCCGTGCCGGTCATTTACACGAGTGGCCACCGGGCGGTGCATCAGTTCGCGGAGTTAGAGATCGGCACGAATTATCTGCCGAAACCTTTTGGCATGAACGACCTGCTAGCCGTGGCCAATCGTGCCCTAGCGACCCATGCTCATCATGGATTGAGCTGA